TGCAGACCCTCACCCGTGTTGGTGTACGCGCAGTCGGCGACGACCCGCAGCTCGTTCGGCCCCGCCTCCAGGTGCTTGAGCTCGATCCGCGAGTCGCGGAACACGGCGGCGACGTCCAGCGAATGCCCGTTCAGGACGACCTCGTGGACCGCCGGGGCGACCAGGTCGATGAACGTGTGGGCGCCCGCTTCGGCGCTCTCGAACCGCACGCTGGTCACGGACCGGTAGGTGCCGCCCTCCTGCGCTCCCGAGAGGTCAAGATCGATCTCGTACGACTCGACATCGAGCAGTTTCGCCCGCTGCTGCGCCTCTTCACGGGTCAGATTGGTGCCAGGCACGCGGTCATCTCCTAGATCCGGTCTACGTTTGTGACGTTCCGGTCATCCTTCCACGAGGGAAGCGGAGAGCGCGATGTCCGTTTTCCGCCGGTGAACCCGCGCGCGCGGGACGAGCCTTGCGTACATGACCACGTACACGGCACAGCCCATCGCACCGGCCACCCTCAAGGAACTGCGGGACACCGACGACGCGGGCCGCCCCTGCGTCGCGTTCACCGCCACCGACGACGCGGCCGTCGGGTCCCCGCTGCGCTGCTGTCTGCGCTCCGTCGAGCCCGGCGAGCGGATCGCGCTCGTCTCGTACGCCCCGCTGCGGCGCTGGAGCGAGGCCACGGGCGCGCACCCGGGCGCGTACGACGAGCAGGGACCGGTCTTCATCCACGCCGACGACTGCGAAGGGCCGGCGCCGGACGCCGGCGGCTACCCCTTCGACCGGCCCGGCGCCCTGCGCACCGTGCGCCGCTACAACGCCGAGGGGCACATCGTCGGCGGGCGCCTCCTGGAGATCCCGCAGGATGCGACCGCCGGGTTCGACGCGGCGTTCGTCGAGGCGTTCGGCGACCCGCACGTGGCGCTCGTCCACGTGCGGGCCCTGGAGTACGGCTGCTTCCAGTTCGAGGTGCGCAGGCCGCAGTCGTAGAACGGCCGCGGGTCCGGAAGGGGCGGGCGTCCGGAAGGGGGCGGCCGTCAGCCCTTGAGCTCGGCCGCCACCAGCTCCGCGATCTGCACCGCGTTCAGTGCGGCGCCCTTGCGGAGGTTGTCGTTCGAGACGAACAGCGACAGACCGTTCTCCACGGTCTCGTCACCGCGGATGCGGCCCACGTACGAGGCGTCCTGGCCCGCGGCCTGGAGCGGCGTCGGGATGTCGGAGAGCTCGACGCCGGGGGCGCCGGACAAGAGCTCCGTGGCGCGCTCGACGGACAGGGGACGGGCGAAGCGGGCGTTGATCTGCAGCGAGTGCCCGGAGAAGACCGGCACGCGCACGCAGGTGCCGGAGACCTTGAGGCCCGGGATCTCGAGGATCTTGCGGGACTCGTTGCGGAGCTTCTGCTCCTCGTCCGTCTCGTTCAGACCGTCGTCGACGATGGCGCCGGCCAGCGGCAGCACGTTGAACGCGATGGGGCGCTTGTAGACCTGGGGCTCGGGGAACTCGACGGCGGAGCCGTCGTGCGTGAGCTTGTCCGCCTCGGCGACGACCTTCTGCGCCTGGCCGTGCAGCTCGGCGACGCCCGCGAGACCGGAGCCGGAGACCGCCTGGTAGGTGGCGACGACCAGCGCTTCGAGGCCGGCCTCCTCGTGCAGCGGACGCAGGACCGGCATCGCGGCCATCGTCGTGCAGTTCGGGTTGGCGATGATGCCCTTGGGGCGGTTCGCGATCGCGTGCGGGTTGACCTCGGAGACGACCAGGGGGACCTCGGGGTCCTTGCGCCAGGCCGACGAGTTGTCGATCACGACCGCGCCCTGGGCCGCGACCTTCTCGGCGAGCGCCTTGGAGGTGCTGCCGCCCGCGGAGAAGATGACGATGTCGAGGTCCGTGTAGTCGGCCGTCGAGGCGTCCTCCACCGTCACACCGTCGATGACCGTCCCGGCCGAGCGGGCCGAGGCGAACAGGCGCAGCTTGTCGACCGGGAAGTCCCGCTCGACGAGGATCTTGCGCACGACCGTGCCGACCTGACCGGTGGCTCCGACGATTCCGACCTTCACAGGGTTTTCCTCCGTATGTACACGAACAGAACAGCGGGGGTGCCGTTCCATGATGCGTCTGTCCCCGGCCGCCTTGTCCAATCCATTGTGCGAGGTGCGGGACGCCACATTCATCCCTGTCTCACGGTGCGAACGTTTCCGGCTGCCCCGGCGTCCTAGGGGAAACGCGGGAGAGCCAGGGGGAGGGGAGGGGCATTGCTGCGCAGTAGAACGCGCCGCGCGGAGGCGGCCGATCCGCTGGATGCCGCGCAGGAGGACCGGGTGCGGGCCGTCCTGTCGCTGGGCGGGGTACCGCACGGCGACCTTCAGGACGGCGTGCAGCAGGTGCGCCTGCGGCTGCTGGAACGGGCCGCGCGGGGTGACGAGGCGCCGCGCGACGTGTCGGCGTGGGCCGCCGTCGTCGCCTCGAACCTCGCGATGGACTGGCACCGGGCCCGCCGCCGCCAGGAACGGCTCGGCGAGCGCCTCGCCTCCCTGCGCCAGGAGCAGCGCGCGGAGGACGGCGCCGAGTCGCGGGTCCTCTCGCTGGCCGTGGCGCAGGGACTGGACGAGCTGCCGGACACCCAGCGCCAGGTCGTCGTCCTGCGGTTCTACGCGGATCTCCCGGTGCGGGCGATAGCCGAGGAGCTGGGCATCCCGGAGGGCACGGTCAAGAGCAGGCTGCACACGGCGGTACGGATGCTGCGGGCGCGGCTGCGCGAAGGGGAGGTGGTGTGACATGGAGCACGAGGACCGCGCGCTGATGCTGGCGCTCACGGGGGAGCCGCTGCCCCAGGAGGACGCGGCCGACCCCGAGGTGGTGGCCGCGCACGCGGCGGCGGAGGCCGATGTCGCGCTGCTCGCGGAGCAGGTGCGGGGGATCGGGGACGCGCTCGCCGCGCGGGGGACTCCGGCGCCCGCGAAGCCGTCGGCGTCCGTGGCCCATGTGCGGCCCCGCAGGCGTCTGCGCCTGGCCCTGGGCTCTCTCGCCGCCGCGGGGGCGCTCGGGGTCGCAGGCGTCATGATGTGGCTCGTCGCACAGCCCGGGGACCACGCGGCCTCCGGAGCCTCCGACAAGTCCGCGAGCGACAGCAAGGGCGGCAACAGGAGCGGCATCGAGGACGCGGATCTCACCCCGGAGGGCTTTGTGGCGTGCTCCCGGCTCATGGTGGAGGGCACGGTCGACCGCGTCATGCCCGAGCCCGGCGGGAAGGGAGACCGCATCACGCTGACCGTGACCCGTTACTACAAACCGGCCTCCGGATCCGGGAAGGTCATCTTCCGGATGGATCGCGATGTCGACCCCCGCCTGAAGCGGGGCGACCACACGCTGATCACGGTCCCCAAGCGCGGAAACGAGCCGGACAACTGGGCCACGGGCAAGGAGATCAAGCCCTTGCGCGACATGATCGTGAACGCGCTCCCCGGCTCCCGTGGCCTGAAGTGCGGCCAGGGCGGCGGCCCCGGAGTGTGAGCCCGGGCCGACGGCAAGGGGCGGGCGCCCGTACGGACGCCCGCCCCTCCTGTCACCCGGTCACCGTTACGGCGTGACCTTCTCGATCTTCACGCTGCCGAGCCCGGCGACCGTGCCGCGCCCGTTCAGGAGCTGCACCTCGCCGAAGAACTCGCGGCCCTCCGGCGCGGCCGCCGCGGCGACGACCTCGGCGGTGACCTGCGTCGCGTCACCGTTGCCGAGCTTCACGGACTTCGCCTCGTCGACCTTGACCTGGCCGAGCGTCGGGGAGAAGAACACGTCGCGGTAGTCGTAGTCCGTCGAACCGGACGGGACCGAGTAGCCCACGACCTCGACGGTGTACGTGCCGGCGGCCGGCTTGCTGATGCTGACGGCCTCCTCGGAGTCGCCGTCGGCGGACTGCCCGACCTGGTTGCCGTCCTGGTCGTAGACCGTCAGGTCCAGGTCGGCGGCGTTGTCGGAGACGCCGCCGATGGCGACGTCCAGACGCTCGGCGCCCGCGGGGACGACGACCGTGGAGGTCTGCGTCTCACCCTCCTTGAGGGACGGACGCGCCGTCTTCGACGAGCCGAGCGAACCGCCCTTGAGCTTGCCGTCGATGGCGGCGAAGTTGTTCGTCACCTTCCAGGAGACGGCGGCCGGGGTGCCGACCTTGGCCTCGGGCACGGTCTGCACAGCCGGGTCGAAGGCCGCGCCGAGCACGGCGACGCCCAGCTTGTACGGGTTGTCGAGCTGCGGCGACGTACGGCGCGCCTCGACCTCGATCTCCCAGACGCCGGCCTGCGGGTCCGCGTACGAACGCAGGTCGGGGCGGCAGACGTTGTCCGGGTTGTAGTTCGGGTAGCAGCTCGGGGTCGACGTGTCGTCGACCGGGACGCCGTACGGGTGGATCGAGATGAAGCGGGTCTGGCTCTTGTCCTTCAGGCCGCCCATCGCGACCTCGAGGGACTTCGCGCCCTCGGGGACCGTCAGGAAGTACGACTTCGTGCTGTTGCGCTGCACGGAGCCGGAGTCCGAGAACGTGTACGACGGCTTCGCGAGCGGCGTCGCGACGACGACGGTCGCCATGACCTGCTGGTCGACGCCCTCGGTGCGCGGGTCGTCCACCTCGAGGATGGCGCTGCGCAGACCGGCGCTCTTCGGCGCGGCCTGCACCTTGACGGTGACCGGCTTGTTCAGCGGCAGAGAGACGGTGTCGTCGCCGAGGATGCGGAACGTGGAGCCCGAGTTGTTCTTGAGGGACAGCTCGTGGCGGACCGCGCGGTCAGAGCCCGACGTGCGCGTGACGGTGACGTCGTAGGTCTTCTTCTGGCCGGCCTTGAGGCCGCCCTCGCGGTCGTAGATGCCGGTGCCGAAGCCCGGGTCCAGGAGCGCGTAGTCGATCGCGGTGTCGACCGGGGCCTTCACCGTGTAGGTGTGGGCG
The DNA window shown above is from Streptomyces sp. NBC_01445 and carries:
- a CDS encoding aspartate-semialdehyde dehydrogenase gives rise to the protein MKVGIVGATGQVGTVVRKILVERDFPVDKLRLFASARSAGTVIDGVTVEDASTADYTDLDIVIFSAGGSTSKALAEKVAAQGAVVIDNSSAWRKDPEVPLVVSEVNPHAIANRPKGIIANPNCTTMAAMPVLRPLHEEAGLEALVVATYQAVSGSGLAGVAELHGQAQKVVAEADKLTHDGSAVEFPEPQVYKRPIAFNVLPLAGAIVDDGLNETDEEQKLRNESRKILEIPGLKVSGTCVRVPVFSGHSLQINARFARPLSVERATELLSGAPGVELSDIPTPLQAAGQDASYVGRIRGDETVENGLSLFVSNDNLRKGAALNAVQIAELVAAELKG
- a CDS encoding sigma-70 family RNA polymerase sigma factor, producing the protein MLRSRTRRAEAADPLDAAQEDRVRAVLSLGGVPHGDLQDGVQQVRLRLLERAARGDEAPRDVSAWAAVVASNLAMDWHRARRRQERLGERLASLRQEQRAEDGAESRVLSLAVAQGLDELPDTQRQVVVLRFYADLPVRAIAEELGIPEGTVKSRLHTAVRMLRARLREGEVV
- a CDS encoding DUF1203 domain-containing protein, yielding MTTYTAQPIAPATLKELRDTDDAGRPCVAFTATDDAAVGSPLRCCLRSVEPGERIALVSYAPLRRWSEATGAHPGAYDEQGPVFIHADDCEGPAPDAGGYPFDRPGALRTVRRYNAEGHIVGGRLLEIPQDATAGFDAAFVEAFGDPHVALVHVRALEYGCFQFEVRRPQS